Proteins found in one Miscanthus floridulus cultivar M001 chromosome 4, ASM1932011v1, whole genome shotgun sequence genomic segment:
- the LOC136550017 gene encoding ATPase family AAA domain-containing protein At1g05910-like has product MVVMEGKGDASVTPVRTSDRLRQRPKYYGRGYMYYKPAMRKKVKSKKRTTTSQIVKKLLRKPAARPPPADSIAANLRRSTRKRRISVNLEGYDTDSSSMEDDDLMRPRYRSSKSKGGNNAAHDEMSARPKRQKLSNSIPRREGLRPRRSLRGQRLHPYHESEDDQESSEEQGAEDQRENGNEIEEDVGDEEEVDGGDEAEGDGDDEDGEEEQEGRRRYDLRERSEVRRPSPRKEGKHRPQSPRRVLVHGISPKNSKYLKKGGSRMHKRPRFSLPDDSDDSLLVDEPDEGPSMPWMRSGRGGMPWLMGGLDMHSPAAWGLSVGASGWGHQGDTSTSLMPGVQTAGPSSKGGADIQPLQVDENVSFKDIGGLSEYIDALKEMVFFPLLYPDFFANYHITPPRGVLLCGPPGTGKTLIARALACAASKAGQKVSFYMRKGADVLSKWVGEAERQLKLLFEEAQKNQPSIIFFDEIDGLAPVRSSKQEQIHNSIVSTLLALMDGLDSRGQVVLIGATNRIDAIDGALRRPGRFDREFYFPLPGYEARAEILDIHTRKWKDPPPKELKMELAASCVGYCGADLKALCTEAAIRAFREKYPQVYTSDDKFVIDVDSVSVEKYHFLEAMSTITPAAHRGSIVHSRPLSTVIAPCLKRHLEKIMERISDIFPFLSSIDFSKFSALSYGSSIPLVYRPRLLICGGESVGLDHVGPAVLHELEKFSVHSLGLPSLLSDPSAKTPEEALVHIFGEAKRTTPSILYLPQFHLWWDTAHEQLRAVLLTLLNELPSNLPVLLLGTSSVAFTDLEEECASIFSSRNVYQVDHPSYDDRLRYFSILFESLLSFQTEESRNKSKKQKSAIDLPKAPKEVEGPKVSELKAKAEAEQHAVRRMRMCLRDICNRILYNKRFNVFHFPVSEEEVPDYRSIIHMPMDMATVLQRVDSGQYLTRAAFMKDIDLIVSNAKTYNGDDYNGSRIVSRACELRDVVQGMLSQMDPSLVSFCDKIASQGGPQQVVDDEDNSILQAAPVAQLVSGTRLSARLRNVQPEVNLSQSYEVLKRQKKSAENEQSMTKDVVARDGKSPEDVDLSKPTDPEEDAKEPESNGTTKEANDSPAEEPEVPTSPEPMESDNGQVATTVATGDDLLGQLEALKQRFMELTASYGVPQLERLYSRIMKGAIELTSKESNEDHRRLVVRYLLTFVENSNNF; this is encoded by the exons ATGGTGGTGATGGAGGGTAAGGGGGATGCGTCAGTGACGCCGGTGAGGACTAGTGACCGGCTGCGGCAGCGTCCAAAGTACTATGGCCGTGGTTATATGTACTACAAGCCAGCCATGAGGAAGAAGGTCAAGTCTAAGAAGCGAACTACCACATCACAGATTGTTAAGAAACTGCTTCGCAAGCCAGCTGCACGTCCGCCACCTGCTGAT TCTATTGCAGCAAATTTGCGTCGTTCAACGCGAAAGCGAAGGATTTCCGTAAATCTGGAGGGCTATGATACAGATAGTTCAAGTATGGAAGATGATGATCTTATG AGACCTAGATATCGATCTTCAAAGAGTAAAGGGGGAAACAATGCTGCCCATGATGAAATGTCAGCTAGACCAAAGCGCCAGAAGTTGTCTAACTCCATACCTCGCCGCGAAGGTTTACGGCCTAGAAGATCTTTGCGAGGACAAAGACTGCATCCATACCATGAATCTGAGGATGACCAGGAAAGCTCTGAAGAACAAGGTGCAGAAGATCAAAGAGAAAATGGTAATGAGATTGAAGAGGATGttggtgatgaggaggaggttgaTGGAGGTGATGAAGCTGAAGGAGATGGAGATGACGAAGATGGCGAGGAAGAgcaagaaggaaggaggagatATGATTTAAGGGAACGTTCAGAGGTTCGTAGACCATCCCCTCGTAAGGAAGGAAAGCACAGGCCGCAATCTCCTCGTAGAGTACTAGTTCACGGAATTAGTCCAAAGAACAGCAAGTATTTAAAAAAAGGTGGGTCGCGCATGCATAAGCGCCCTCGTTTCTCTTTGCCAGATGATTCAGATGATTCCCTTCTTGTGGATGAGCCGGATGAGGGTCCATCCATGCCATGGATGCGCAGTGGGAGGGGAGGTATGCCATGGTTGATGGGTGGGTTGGACATGCATAGTCCAGCAGCATGGGGTCTGAGTGTTGGAGCATCTGGTTGGGGTCATCAGGGCGACACTTCTACTTCGCTCATGCCTGGGGTGCAAACTGCTGGACCAAGTTCTAAGGGAGGAGCTGACATTCAGCCTCTGCAGGTTGACGAGAATGTGAGCTTTAAAGATATAGGTGGACTATCGGAGTATATTGATGCTCTAAAGGAAATGGTTTTCTTCCCATTGCTGTATCCAGATTTTTTTGCAAACTATCACATCACTCCTCCTAGAGGTGTTCTGCTTTGTGGGCCCCCGGGCACAGGAAAGACATTGATTGCCCGCGCCTTAGCTTGTGCTGCCTCTAAAGCTGGACAGAAGGTCAGTTTTTACATGCGCAAAGGAGCTGATGTTCTTAGTAAATGGGTGGGAGAGGCTGAAAGGCAGCTAAAGTTACTTTTTGAGGAAGCTCAAAAGAATCAGCCGTCAATTATATTTTTTGATGAAATAGATGGGCTGGCACCTGTGAGGTCTAGCAAGCAAGAGCAGATTCACAATTCAATTGTTTCGACATTGCTTGCTTTGATGGATGGCCTTGATTCACGTGGGCAAGTTGTTTTGATTGGAGCAACTAACAGAATTGATGCCATTGATGGAGCATTGCGTAGACCTGGCCGATTTGACCGTGAGTTTTATTTTCCTTTACCTGGCTATGAGGCTCGAGCAGAAATACTGGATATCCATACAAGGAAATGGAAGGATCCTCCACCGAAGGAACTAAAGATGGAACTTGCTGCTAGCTGTGTGGGCTATTGTGGAGCTGATTTGAAGGCATTATGTACAGAAGCAGCTATTAGAGCATTTAGAGAGAAGTATCCTCAGGTCTACACTAGTGATGACAAGTTTGTCATTGATGTTGATTCGGTCAGTGTCGAGAAGTACCACTTTTTGGAAGCTATGTCTACAATAACTCCTGCTGCGCACAGGGGATCTATTGTACATTCAAGGCCACTTTCAACGGTTATCGCTCCATGTCTGAAGAGGCATCTTGAGAAAATAATGGAACGAATTTCTGATATTTTCCCTTTCCTTTCATCCATAGATTTTAGCAAGTTCTCCGCTCTTTCCTATGGATCTTCCATCCCCCTTGTTTATAGACCTCGCCTTTTGATATGTGGTGGTGAAAGTGTTGGACTG GATCATGTGGGACCAGCTGTTTTACATGAGCTTGAGAAGTTTTCTGTTCACTCCTTGGGACTGCCGTCTCTTCTCTCTGATCCAAGTGCAAAGACACCTGAAGAAGCTCTTGTGCATATTTTTGGGGAAGCCAAGAGAACAACCCCATCCATTCTATACTTGCCTCAGTTCCATCTTTGGTGGGATACG GCACACGAACAACTCAGGGCCGTGTTATTGACTCTGTTGAATGAGTTGCCCTCCAACCTTCCAGTTTTATTGCTTGGAACATCATCAGTGGCTTTCACTGACCTCGAAGAAGAGTGTGCTTCCATATTCTCTTCTCGCAATGT gtatcaagtggatcatccaagTTATGACGATAGATTGAGATACTTCAGTATATTGTTCGAATCATTGCTCTCTTTCCAAACGGAGGAATCAAGAAACAAGTCAAAGAAACAGAAGTCTGCTATTGATCTTCCCAAAGCCCCGAAAGAAGTGGAGGGACCTAAGGTTTCTGAGCTAAAGGCTAAGGCAGAAGCTGAGCAGCATGCTGTTCGTCGAATGAGGATGTGTCTCCGAGATATCTGTAACCG CATTTTGTACAACAAAAGGTTCAATGTATTTCACTTCCCGGTATCAGAAGAGGAGGTGCCTGACTATCGATCAATAATCCACATGCCCATGGATATGGCTACTGTCTTGCAGCGGGTGGACTCTGGACAGTACCTTACCAGGGCAGCATTTATGAAGGATATTGATCTCATTGTCTCAAATGCAAAG ACTTACAATGGGGATGACTACAATGGATCTAGGATCGTCAGTAGAGCATGTGAACTCAGAGATGTG GTCCAAGGTATGTTGTCACAGATGGACCCATCTTTGGTGTCCTTTTGTGATAAAATTGCTTCACAGGGGGGCCCACAGCaggttgtggatgatgaagaTAACTCTATTCTTCAAGCAGCGCCTGTTGCTCAGCTGGTTTCTGGTACTAGATTAAGTGCAAGGCTTCGCAATGTACAGCCAGAAGTAAACCTGTCACAAAGTTATGAAGTGCTAAAGCGGCAAAAGAAAAGTGCTGAAAATGAGCAGA GCATGACCAAAGATGTGGTAGCTAGAGATGGAAAGTCTCCGGAAGATGTAGATTTGTCAAAACCAACTGACCCAGAAGAAGATGCAAAAGAACCAGAGTCAAATGGCACAACGAAAGAAGCCAACGATTCACCAGCCGAAGAACCAGAAGTACCTACTTCTCCTGAACCCATGGAGTCTGACAATGGTCAAGTCGCCACTACCGTGGCTACTGGTGATGACTTGCTAGGACAGCTAGAAGCCCTAAAGCAACGCTTCATGGAACTCACTGCAAGCTACGGCGTGCCGCAGCTCGAGAGGCTGTATTCCCGGATAATGAAAGGAGCAATAGAGTTGACAAGTAAAGAAAGCAACGAGGATCATAGGCGGTTAGTAGTTAGGTATTTGTTGACATTCGTTGAGAACAGCAACAATTTTTAA
- the LOC136550018 gene encoding uncharacterized protein, which translates to MSARLLRRVLQEREAAPQDTDVADDDQPAEEEASPPRSSARNLFDLLDDGNGDGDEEDKVEDETEIIQALSYTEQKHSVQKKANVVPETKKKSKKKKKKSKAEPSSTKSKDAQSLDSILEAIEKNLIQQRSHQSDRAAGKEFETNEATHGASSVLAIDPKHLKGENEMRRIFGSKVVDSFENQRNMPSSSRQARGARRVAHNPRKTLLVSPPSYWPPWDKSISMDLLEMKNGLNYFRYTYDPSVSHVQELFEAAKAAIDLNAIAAILGKYPYHPESLLTFAELFKYSGEHQSSADAVEKCLFALECAWHPLFSPLQGNYQLKFSHDTNKPLFTALFSHMKNLDRRGCHRSALEVCKFLLSLDSDDPKGALFCIDYFALRSQQYKWLEQFAEEYQCDNSLWLFPNLSFSLAIARFYLERDAASEGSDDADKSTSLDLMKQALMLHPMVLRKIVDKAPLKDSSWTQILRNVFFGSAKPGSPSLEHMINIYVERHYIMWRFPELQNLLKEAALLVIESLKQDNREAQDWACVRKEAFSSEKNEYSHLLVSDFSDTTPSLPPEELRPFMVGPGMVHEMPPVEQEAGPERLRAPREVAGRNPAVVFLESLLPWVDYGDNHHDANDD; encoded by the exons atgtccgccaggttGCTCCGGCGAGTTCTCCAGGAGCGTGAGGCCGCCCCGCAGGACACTGACGTCGCCGACGACGACCAGCCGGCGGAGGAGGAGGCCTCTCCTCCACGCTCCTCCGCGCGGAACCTCTTCGATCTCCTCGACgacggcaacggcgacggcgacgaagaAGATAAAGTG GAAGATGAAACAGAAATAATTCAAGCTTTGAGCTATACAGAACAGAAACATTCTGTGCAAAAGAAGGCGAATGTTGTTcccgaaacaaaaaagaaatcaaagaaaaagaaaaaaaagagcaaGGCAGAGCCATCATCAACAAAGTCAAAGGATGCACAGTCGTTGGATTCAATTCTGGAAGCTATTGAAAAGAATCTAATACAACAAAGATCTCATCAGAGTGACAGGGCAGCTGGAAAGGAATTTGAGACAAATGAAGCTACTCATGGGGCATCCTCTGTTCTTGCAATAGACCCCAAACATCTAAAGGGTGAAAATGAGATGAGACGCATTTTTGGATCAAAGGTAGTGGATTCATTTGAAAATCAACGGAATATGCCAAGCAGTTCAAGGCAAGCACGTGGTGCTAGGCGTGTTGCCCATAATCCAAGAAAAACTCTTCTTGTGTCTCCACCTAGCTACTGGCCACCATGGGATAAGTCGATATCAATGGATCTTCTTGAGATGAAGAATGGTTTGAATTACTTCAG GTACACATATGATCCTTCAGTCAGCCATGTGCAGGAATTATTTGAAGCTGCCAAAGCAGCAATTGATCTCAATGCTATTGCAGCTATATTAGGGAAATATCCATACCATCCAGAATCACTGTTGACATTTGCTGAACTTTTCAAATATTCTGGAGAGCATCAATCATCAGCAGATGCAGTGGAGAAATGTCTATTTGCATTGGAGTGTGCTTGGCATCCTTTATTTAGCCCACTTCAGGGCAACTACCAGTTGAAATTCAGCCATGACACAAATAAGCCACTGTTTACAGCACTCTTTAGTCACATGAAAAATCTGGATAGGCGTGGCTGCCACCGGTCTGCTTTAGAGGTCTGCAAGTTTCTATTGTCACTGGACTCTGATGATCCAAAGGGTGCTCTATTTTGCATTGATTACTTTGCTCTAAGATCACAACAGTACAAATGGCTGGAGCAATTTGCAGAAGAGTACCAGTGTGATAACTCCTTGTGGTTATTTCCAAATCTCTCATTTTCTCTTGCTATTGCACGGTTTTACCTTGAGCGTGATGCAGCATCAGAGGGTTCTGATGATGCTGACAAGTCAACATCTCTTGATCTGATGAAGCAAGCTCTGATGCTTCATCCTATGGTGCTTCGCAAGATAGTTGACAAGGCTCCTCTGAAAGACTCATCATGGACCCAAATACTCAGAAATGTGTTCTTTGGATCAGCAAAACCGGGAAGCCCTTCACTTGAGCATATGATCAATATATATGTGGAACGTCATTATATCATGTGGAGATTCCCAGAACTGCAGAACTTACTGAAAGAGGCTGCTCTTTTGGTGATTGAATCACTAAAGCAAGATAACAGGGAAGCCCAGGACTGGGCATGTGTTAGAAAGGAGGCATTCTCGTCAGAGAAGAATGA GTACTCTCATCTGCTTGTTTCAGACTTCTCTGACACAACACCGTCGCTCCCACCAGAAGAACTACGACCATTCATGGTCGGTCCAGGAATGGTGCATGAGATGCCACCTGTTGAACAAGAAGCTGGACCCGAGAGACTCCGTGCTCCTCGTGAAGTCGCTGGGCGTAATCCTGCGGTAGTCTTCCTTGAATCACTGCTCCCATGGGTTGACTATGGTGACAATCATCACGATGCGAACGACGATTGA
- the LOC136552116 gene encoding proteasome subunit beta type-4-like: MDGFSKSIGGGGPNVPAGSHPAGGSQAAAGGGATQRTQYPYVTGTSVIALKYKDGVIMACDTGASYGSTLRYKSVERIKAVGKHSIIGASGEYSDFQEILRYLDELTLSDHMWDDGNSLGPKEIHSYLTRVMYNRRNKFDPLWNSLVIGGVKKGPKGDEKYLGMVNMIGTHFEENHVATGFGNHLAIPILRAEWRKDMTFEEAVKLVEKCLLVLLYRDRSSINKFQIAKITTEGSTIYPPYSLKTYWGFTHFENPAQGAVGSW, from the exons ATGGACGGCTTCTCCAAGAGCATCGGCGGTGGTGGCCCTAACGTTCCGGCGGGATCCCACCCCGCGGGCGGGAGCCAGGCGGCGGCAGGAGGAGGCGCGACGCAGCGGACGCA GTATCCGTATGTGACTGGTACTTCAGTCATTGCCTTGAAATATAAGGATGGTGTGATCATGGCATGTGACACTGGAG CCTCCTATGGATCAACTTTGAGATACAAGAGTGTGGAACGCATTAAGGCAGTTGGCAAGCATAGCATCATTGGAGCAAGCGGAGAGTACAGTGATTTCCAGGAGATCCTGCGCTATCTGGATGAACTAAC TCTGTCTGATCATATGTGGGATGATGGAAACTCTCTGGGCCCCAAAGAGATCCACAGTTatttgacaagagtgatgtacaACAGACGCAACAAGTTTGATCCTCTGTGGAACTCACTTGTAATTGGTGGAGTGAAAAAGGGTCCAAAGGGTGATGAGAAGTATCTTGGCATG GTTAACATGATTGGTACCCACTTTGAGGAAAACCATGTTGCTACTGGATTTGGAAATCATCTAGCGATCCCAATACTTCGTGCTGAATGGCGCAAGGATATGACTTTTGAAGAAGCTGTTAAGCTGGTTGAGAAGTGCTTGCTGGTCTTGCTGTACCGTGATAGGTCATCTATCAACAAATTCCAG ATTGCCAAGATCACAACTGAAGGATCAACCATCTACCCACCATACTCCTTGAAGACCTACTGGGGCTTCACTCACTTTGAAAACCCAGCCCAGGGTGCTGTGGGATCATGGTAG